One Eurosta solidaginis isolate ZX-2024a chromosome 5, ASM4086904v1, whole genome shotgun sequence DNA segment encodes these proteins:
- the LOC137254134 gene encoding uncharacterized protein yields the protein MPTAKFKYYQSPKPSYQEVKLDATDKKSVISLRQSALGKNVAKTKATIRTRHEMCESTQTLTKEKATTTTFTDRALDQRAKPYFSVPRIELRLTDVEPIASTLPAKQHGYDFTSSTNSHFQGWIETAPRKFKSKRSSISASSKRETSTPSIQTTPTKKLSDEQLVTSQEMMDSQHKESGPKRMNIRGPEWKKPCRESVVAGAPKPFVGTCPLNFEEFSKLSPTRQKFFLTQDPRKKYCLVNPQSLRTKDFSEKREFNILTKTVKYADNLCGETQSQTSASFICDQIDLENPVQLDFQGLDYQTTFQADEQDIQNQSLYRSILRYMERRRVKKEIEDSVELELQNERLAVPKCFEVQDRTYVEKEPSPEPPAPFCKLYRAADKPYNKEQIAEEGRHRRERYKELYLRRKALAEQEKDAKKLQDIANEELKPTMLAKKHFEEILNTINAAVDPGIKMEGLKRPPPKPPQTYPHTMRETKQFKQKIKAQNRVNRERAQVKKEYYLERYGKLKDYPEAKIEISSDTPKQSDGSPELSEQSSDDEDNIEVGKDGSKYKLRGFHFKLGDTLRGKRNQSEKTGGARKEKTCITREQWLAELIPKKEMIKVDIDEGMPKVRGPDDPLMKLFTPQFGYKLPQIKNSAVREFIDKRLGRHYERDLRKKFRMVRPRLEYPMKKFNLIRFLYVDNVQDLQSKKSQHQLHSAEVDLKNTTIEYMAAKKEIKRQQMANIKTKRLKLLGIPCQEVKKSSLQTKCEQSGSESDSEWVPEPEAEVHDQEMENQRAKAAKSIRLPLHLRGNMPAPKHRETTIRRHPRKPRDYLGERVPSELFDQTVVKSHKPHLLKLKPDDMHFSNLREVQKRDYSKMFEARHHHDHWNHMQQKPVDVHYQPKIVEPEITKVKRKEDRIVMENFRMAQPPCNQFVQMDLTLPKWDTKALIDNYLQSTRKHVITDKTLRTKDLCKSRDFYFHSRPREDFEGLDYPGRKEYLDFLHEIRKSLYETKVNNDDEKQKLTVNREEIIQEIEEDLKSIETCLTSLSSSICTNLTNDSGSFLLMEGKTKIPLDYIRKSVVPFDSMNRCRFKFEPLDIETEEKNPFMVMPFAGQRKAQQELITSKDGFFTFNTRLQNGLRLRLEVPVEDVRQKLIGRGPHKFPSVVATDIDENYVDELKNRPPIKMFNFKSGRGFIKDAMRLKFESMLIQGQIVRTKIYDRLNENHWENMLGLKSLYEKLFVNWEKKEYEAAMSVVHQVKSYYDRTDALKREFRELERQQIVLNMDIVFIEGHWIRRIMLQNFHYLLGDSEWRYENDWIHRIEVQRDSECDDEEEGEEEDDDDSENDSEEDRAGGRKRRTCLKTGIELENFEESIAKRTIVNIRRRDKDDAWAIKAYYEDVYLQNLHPILIVFPDAEIFMQGIENLKIKTFVLLLEMHFTLSIHTELQSRLETFEEWCLEDLREKQAYVSRKCAKLYFMADRAQEMKQLTMEFLGLPIEESYSDESFIKHRAVIAELWREIVPANMRSASGEDIEPFEMVAMISEVVMELIAKFESIPVEESRRIESQLRRRRSYDRKMSRQAYQVEKRIESEMKKVRKNLEPPYVKPKRVGKLPRYLIKRKERKISFKEQRVSEHTKFFFRAFHDEGDVMQLQDARDSIFVMDTIQEQIVPFYFDHFLKLNGYTPNYNFKTQIELRDGPEIQRVAVRSVVPEILERLDKWESVRKRTMEDNIQRNPKMYENVNF from the exons ATGCCAACAGCAAAATTTAAATACTACCAAAGTCCGAAACCATCGTATCAAGAGGTCAAGTTAGATGCAACGGATAAGAAGTCCGTTATTAGTTTGCGTCAATCAGCGCTAGGAAAAAATGTGGCTAAAACTAAAGCAACTATAAGGACACGGCATGAAATGTGTGAATCAACACAAACCCTAACCAAAGAAAAAGCCACAACTACTACATTTACCGATAGGGCTCTTGATCAACGTGCTAAGCCATATTTTAGCGTGCCGAGGATCGAGCTACGTTTAACTGATGTGGAACCAATAGCGTCTACGCTACCGGCAAAGCAACATGGTTATGATTTCACCAGTTCGACCAATTCACATTTTCAAGGTTGGATTGAAACTGCACCACGGAAATTCAAATCAAAACGGTCAAGTATATCAGCCTCCTCCAAGCGGGAAACCAGCACACCTAGCATACAAACGACACCAACGAAGAAATTGTCCGACGAACAGTTGGTCACATCGCAGGAAATGATGGATTCACAACATAAAGAGTCCGGACCAAAACGCATGAACATACGTGGTCCCGAATGGAAGAAACCTTGCCGCGAGAGTGTGGTGGCAGGCGCACCTAAACCCTTTGTCGGCACATGTCCATTAAATTTCGAGGAATTCTCTAAGCTATCACCAACGCGACAAAAATTCTTTTTAACACAAGATCCACGTAAAAAATATTGCCTTGTTAATCCGCAGTCATTACGTACAAAAGATTTCTCTGAAAAACGCGAGTTCAATATATTAACAAAGACGGTAAAATATGCGGACAACCTCTGCGGTGAGACACAATCACAAACGTCAGCGTCCTTCATTTGCGATCAAATTGATTTAGAGAATCCGGTACAATTGGATTTTCAAGGACTTGACTATCAAACAACTTTTCAAGCCGATGAGCAGGATATACAAAATCAAAGCCTCTATCGCAGCATCTTGCGTTACATGGAGCGTAGACGCGTCAAGAAAGAGATTGAAGATAGCGTGGAGTTGGAGTTACAAAATGAACGTTTAGCTGTGCCTAAATGTTTTGAAGTGCAAGATCGCACTTACGTAGAAAAAGAGCCAAGCCCCGAGCCACCAGCGCCATTTTGCAAACTCTATCGCGCAGCTGATAAGCCTTACAATAAAGAGCAGATAGCCGAAGAGGGACGTCATCGGCGGGAACGTTATAAAGAACTTTATTTGCGACGCAAAGCATTGGCGGAGCAAGAAAAAGATGCCAAAAAATTGCAAGACATAGCCAATGAAGAACTAAAGCCAACAATGCTGGCCAAGAAACATTTCGAAGAAATACTTAATACTATAAATGCAGCAGTGGATCCAGGTATCAAAATGGAAGGACTTAAACGTCCGCCACCCAAGCCTCCACAAACATATCCACATACCATGCGTGAAACTAAgcaattcaaacaaaaaattaaagcgCAAAATCGTGTCAATCGTGAGAGAGCGCAGGTTAAAAAAGAATATTATCTAGAGAGATACGGCAAACTGAAAGACTATCCGGAAGCTAAGATTGAGATAAGCAGCGATACGCCTAAACAAAGCGATGGTAGTCCAGAGCTTAGCGAACAATCCAGTGATGATGAGGATAATATTGAAGTGGGTAAAGATGGCAGCAAATATAAGTTGCGCGGCTTTCACTTCAAATTAGGCGATACTTTGCGTGGTAAGCGGAATCaaagcgaaaaaactggaggcgcgcGTAAAGAAAAAACTTGTATAACCCGCGAGCAATGGCTTGCCGAGTTGataccaaaaaaagaaatgattAAGGTGGATATCGATGAAGGCATGCCAAAAGTACGTGGACCAGATGATCCTCTAATGAAACTTTTCACACCACAATTCGGCTATAAGTTGCCACAAATAAAAAATAGCGCCGTGCGTGAGTTTATTGACAAGCGTTTGGGACGCCACTATGAGCGCGACTTGCGTAAAAAATTTAGAATGGTGCGTCCGCGTCTAGAGTATCCAATGAAGAAATTCAATTTGATACGTTTTCTCTACGTTGATAATGTACAAGATTTGCAAAGTAAAAAATCACAACACCAATTGCATAGCGCTGAAGTAGATTTGAAAAATACGACGATTGAGTATATGGCGGCCAAAAAAGAAATCAAGCGTCAGCAGATGGCAAACATTAAGACCAAACGTTTAAAACTGCTGGGTATACCCTGTCAGGAGGTGAAAAAATCAAGCTTACAAACAAAATGCGAACAATCAGGCTCAGAATCAGACTCAGAATGGGTACCCGAACCCGAAGCCGAAGTGCACGATCAGGAGATGGAGAATCAGCGCGCCAAAGCGGCTAAAAGTATTAGGCTTCCATTGCATTTACGAGGAAATATGCCCGCGCCAAAACATCGGGAGACGACCATACGTCGACATCCACGTAAACCGCGTGACTACCTAGGTGAGCGCGTGCCTTCGGAGCTATTTGATCAGACCGTAGTTAAATCGCATAAACCACACCTGTTAAAGCTCAAACCGGACGACATGCATTTTAGTAATTTGCGTGAAGTGCAGAAACGCGATTATTCGAAAATGTTTGAAGCACGGCATCATCATGATCATTGGAATCATATGCAGCAGAAACCGGTTGATGTGCATTATCAACCGAAAATTGTTGAGCCCGAGATAACTAAAGTCAAACGTAAGGAAGATCGTATAGTTATGGAAAATTTTCGTATGGCACAGCCGCCATGTAATCAATTTGTTCAAATGGATTTAACACTGCCCAAATGGGATACAAAAGCCTTGATTGATAATTATTTGCAGAGTACGCGCAAACATGTCATTACCGATAAGACTTTGCGCACAAAAGATTTGTGTAAGTCGCGggatttttattttcatagtaGACCACGTGAAGATTTCGAAGGACTTGACTATCCGGGACGAAAGGAGTACTTAGACTTTTTGCATGAAATACGTAAATCGCTCTACGAAACGAAAGTTAATAACGATGATGAGAAACAAAAGCTGACTGTTAATCGTGAGGAGATTATACAGGAAATTGAAGAAGATTTGAAAAGTATTGAAACATGTTTAACCTCACTCAGCAGTTCGATTTGTACAAATCTAACAAATGATAGCGGTAGTTTCCTATTAATGGAGGGTAAAACAAAAATTCCACTCGATTATATACGTAAATCTGTGGTGCCTTTCGACTCAATGAATCGTTGTCGTTTTAAGTTTGAACCACTCGATATCGAGACTGAGGAAAAAAACCCGTTTATGGTGATGCCTTTTGCGGGACAACGTAAGGCACAGCAAGAATTGATTACATCCAAGGATGGTTTCTTTACATTTAATACACGATTACAAAATGGTTTGCGTCTACGTCTTGAGGTACCTGTCGAAGATGTGCGTCAAAAGTTGATTGGACGTGGACCGCATAAGTTTCCTAGTGTTGTTGCAACTGATATCGATGAAAATTATGTAGATGAGTTAAAAAATCGTCCACcaattaaaatgtttaatttcaaAAGTGGAAGAGGCTTCATTAAAGATGCGATGCGTCTGAAATTTGAATCTATGCTCATACAAGGTCAAATAGTGCGTACGAAGATATATGATCGCTTGAATGAAAATCATTGGGAAAATATGCTTGGTCTGAAGTCACTGTATGAGAAACTATTTGTCAACTGGGAGAAGAAAGAGTATGAAGCGGCAATGTCAGTGGTGCATCAG GTAAAATCATATTACGATCGAACAGACGCACTAAAGCGCGAGTTCCGTGAATTGGAACGTCAGCAGATTGTGCTCAACATGGACATCGTCTTTATTGAGGGTCATTGGATACGTCGTATTATGTTGCAGAACTTTCACTATCTACTTGGTGATTCGGAATGGCGTTACGAAAACGATTGGATACATCGTATTGAAGTCCAACGTGATTCAGAGTGTGACGACGAAGAGGAAGGTGAAGAAGAAGACGATGATGATAGCGAAAATGATAGCGAGGAGGACAGAGCCGGTGGTCGTAAACGAAGGACATGTTTAAAAACTGGAATTGAACTAGAAAATTTCGAAGAATCTATAGCTAAACGTACCATAGTCAATATACGTAGACGTGACAAAGATGACGCATGGGCTATAAAAGCCTATTATGAGGATGTATATTTACAAAACTTACACCCGATATTAATTGTATTTCCGGATGCCGAAATCTTTATGCAAGGCATAGAAAATTTGAAGATTAAAACGTTTGTCCTGCTACTCGAAATGCATTTCACATTATCCATACACACCGAGCTGCAGAGTCGTTTGGAGACCTTTGAGGAATGGTGTTTAGAGGATTTACGTGAAAAGCAGGCATATGTGTCACGTAAATGTGCCAAGTTGTATTTTATGGCTGATCGGGCACAGGAAATGAAACAACTTACTATGGAATTTTTGGGTTTGCCCATTGAGGAGTCATACAGCGATGAGAGCTTCATCAAGCATCGTGCTGTCATAGCTGAACTATGGCGTGAAATTGTACCAGCGAATATGCGTAGCGCTAGTGGTGAAGATATTGAACCCTTTGAAATGGTCGCTATGATTTCAGAAGTGGTAATGGAACTGATTG CTAAATTTGAATCAATACCAGTCGAGGAGAGTCGTCGTATAGAATCGCAATTACGTCGCCGGCGTTCATACGACCGTAAAATGTCACGACAAGCATACCAAGTAGAGAAACGTATTGAGAGTGAAATGAAAAAGGTACGTAAGAATTTGGAGCCACCCTACGTAAAACCGAAGCGTGTCGGTAAATTACCACGTTACCTTATCAAGAGGAAGGAACGTAAGATATCCTTCAAGGAGCAACGCGTTTCGGAACATACCAAATTCTTCTTTCGTGCCTTCCACGATGAAGGTGATGTTATGCAGCTGCAAGATGCTCGCGATAGTATTTTTGTCATGGACACCATACAAGAACAAATTGTACCATTCTATTTTGATCATTTCCTTAAATTGAATGGTTATACGCCAAATTATAATTTCAAGACACAAATTGAGCTGCGTGACGGACCGGAAATACAACGTGTCGCTGTACGTTCTGTAGTGCCAGAAATTTTAGAGAGACTTGATAAATGGGAGTCAGTACGAAAGCGCACTATGGAGGATAATATTCAACGTAATCCAAAGATGTACGAAAATGTTAATTTTTGA